The nucleotide sequence AAGTGCCCGAAGGTCGGCGGGTATTCGCCACCATGACGGTGGAAGAGAATCTCGAGATGGGGGCGTATCTGCGCAAGGACAAAGACGGGGTTCAGAAGGACCTGGAGATGGTTTACAGCCGCTTTCCCCGCCTTCAGGAGCGGCGTCGCCAGTCTGCGGGCACTCTTTCCGGAGGCGAGCAACAGATGCTGGCCCTCGGTCGGGCGCTCATGGCCCGTCCGAGGTTGTTGCTCTTGGACGAACCTTCCATGGGGCTGGCACCGATCCTGGTCCAGGAGATTTTCTCCATTATCCGGGAAATCAACCAAGCGGGCACGACCATTCTTCTCGTGGAACAAAACGCCCACATGGCCCTTTCCATCGCCAACCGGGCGTATGTGCTGGAGACCGGACAGATTAAACACAGCGGACCCGCCGCTGAACTCGCCCAGAGCGACGAGGTGAAAAAAGCGTACCTCGGGGGTTAGATCCCCGGGGTGCGCGGCACCTGTCCTCTCCCTTTCCGGCCATCCCCTCTTTTGACTGCTCACTCCTCGACCCGGACCCGGGCTCCCAATTCCCGAAGTAAATCAACGAATCCGGGGAAGGACACGTCCGCCGCCTCCCACCCTTCCACCACCGTCTCCCCTTCGGCCACTAGGCCCGCCACGGCCATCGCC is from Kyrpidia tusciae DSM 2912 and encodes:
- a CDS encoding ABC transporter ATP-binding protein, yielding MLMIRDLNVYYGVIHALKNVSLTVDQGDIVTLIGANGAGKTTLLRTISGLITPRSGDVQFEGRSLVKTPAKEIVRMGVSQVPEGRRVFATMTVEENLEMGAYLRKDKDGVQKDLEMVYSRFPRLQERRRQSAGTLSGGEQQMLALGRALMARPRLLLLDEPSMGLAPILVQEIFSIIREINQAGTTILLVEQNAHMALSIANRAYVLETGQIKHSGPAAELAQSDEVKKAYLGG